In the genome of Bremerella sp. P1, the window CTTTACCGTCGCGCTCGATGACGACTTCGATCGTTTCACCAGCCCACTTGGTTTCGCGGCTTGGAAGCGTGTAGCCATCGCCCAGGGGCTCTCCGTTGAGCGAGACAAGCTTGTCGCCCACTTTGATGCCAGCCTTTTCGGCCGGCGAGCCCGAACGTATGCCGCGGACAGGGCTGATTTCCATGATCAGACCGGTCTCGCGATAAGGTACGGTGGGGATTTCGACTTCGACGTCTTCGGTTGCTTCACTGTCCGTGTCGATCTTCCGCTCAAGCTTGAGCTTCAGCGCGTCGTACGGATGATTGGCAACATACTTCTGATAGTCGAGAAAGTTGGCGATTGGTTCGTCGTTAATGCCGACGAGATTATCGCCGGGCTTCAGTTTGTCAGCGACTTCACTGCCAAAGATCATGCCCATCAACTTAGGGGCGACGACCATCTTGGTCGTGTACATGGGGGCCACGCCGATCGTCGGGCGCTGGGCATCCTTGTAGGTATTCTTCGGAACGATATCGATGACTTCCTGCTCGCCATTGGTACGCTTCACGACAAACGGCATTGCCTTGTCGTCGCCGTTCATGATGATCTGCAGGGTCATGTCCTTGTCGAAACGCAGGTCCTTGCGAACCTTGCCTTCCGAGTTCAGACCGACGATTTCATCACCAGGATTGAGCCCTGCTTCCCAGGCCGGCGAGCCAGGCTGAACCCAACTGATTTGGGCCGGAATGTAGGGGACGCCCATGTTGTAGGCGATCGCGGCAAAGATCACACCGAAGATCAGGTTGAAGACCACGCCAGCGGAAATGATGGCCATCCGCTGCGGAACGCTCTTGGCGGTGTAGCTACGTGGATTGACGACCTCCTTTGCATTCCCTTCTTCGTCGACCGTTTCGATCATGGTCGACGCCGATTCGTCTTCGGCGTTGTTGGGATTGTCGTCTTGTCCCAGCATCTTGACGTAGCCACCTAGCGGGATCGTACCGATACCGTATTCGGTTTCGCCCCACTGCTTCTTCCAGAGGGCTGAAATCGTCCACGGGCCGATGGTGATCGGCACGTCGAAACCAACATAAAACTTATCGCAGCGCACGCCACAAGCTTTGGCTACCAGGAAGTGCCCCAGCTCGTGCACGAAAATAACGATGCCCAAGCCGATGATGCCCTGCATGAAGGCCCAAATGCCACCTAAGTATTGGAGCAGGCTTGGTCCT includes:
- a CDS encoding site-2 protease family protein; this translates as MDHLLFAASEGPSLLQYLGGIWAFMQGIIGLGIVIFVHELGHFLVAKACGVRCDKFYVGFDVPITIGPWTISALWKKQWGETEYGIGTIPLGGYVKMLGQDDNPNNAEDESASTMIETVDEEGNAKEVVNPRSYTAKSVPQRMAIISAGVVFNLIFGVIFAAIAYNMGVPYIPAQISWVQPGSPAWEAGLNPGDEIVGLNSEGKVRKDLRFDKDMTLQIIMNGDDKAMPFVVKRTNGEQEVIDIVPKNTYKDAQRPTIGVAPMYTTKMVVAPKLMGMIFGSEVADKLKPGDNLVGINDEPIANFLDYQKYVANHPYDALKLKLERKIDTDSEATEDVEVEIPTVPYRETGLIMEISPVRGIRSGSPAEKAGIKVGDKLVSLNGEPLGDGYTLPSRETKWAGETIEVVIERDGKEETKSIETVVPQGFSSEYMPGYEIGLQTLGLTFDLTTTIAEVLPESSAAEAGLAAGDEVLIVGFQGTTDAAKEVNEEMKIGVKDVKVKTDEIAWQAVQWTLQVAHPDTDMVLTVKKKDTGSPENVSVGSTPSKTDMLQSRYLRFDVEEKIQYATSLGDSLYLGVREVGEGMNQVIVVLRKIFSGEMQISGLGGPGTILYVATAESSRGISRLLTFLTLISANLAVVNFLPIPVLDGGHMMFLLYEGIRGKAMNEKWMLRLTYLGLAMVLTLMVTVIFLDINRFFPWG